Proteins from a single region of Prinia subflava isolate CZ2003 ecotype Zambia chromosome 10, Cam_Psub_1.2, whole genome shotgun sequence:
- the SSX2IP gene encoding afadin- and alpha-actinin-binding protein: MGDWKTITVPVLSSDSRNILAYTSERQRSPTSMNSQVLRLSLPSPKNMYNFFSAFCTEDNIEQSISYIDRELTTLGFPSIYAESKGKELNLIAIINCMNELLSLQHKNLRAQEEVEMQHLKLGSDMDHLQNCYAKLKEQLELSKREIVGLQERDRQLQSKNRNLHQLLKNEKDEVQKLQNIISSRATQYNHDMKRKEREYNKLKERLHQLVMNKKDKKLAMEVLNYVGRADGKRGAWRTDKTEARNEEEMYKVLLSDYEQRQKQLLMENAELKKVLQQMKKDIISLLPPQKQKPKERSEDGLVMSDQEEDSGELNKDMWELSCETVREQLTNSIRKQWRMLKNHVEKLDNQVSRGHSGALNEKDVISREDHELETEKLELEIQQCKEMIKTQQQLLQQQLTCDDDTTLLLQDCYLLEERERLQEEWRLFREQKKNFEKERKSFTEAAIRLGLERKAFEEDRGAWLKHQFLSMTADCKSENVTTPSAFLRSSDPDIRLLKSASRQRKPPSVFSPTVAPEPCQISQYITQNSVASEKPAADKMPNLWVESDDKEETEECTKLWEDSEVGTLCRNLHMEQLP, translated from the exons ATGGGAGATTGGAAGACTATTACTGTGCCGGTGCTGTCATCAG ACAGCAGAAATATACTTGCATATACCTCAGAAAGACAGAGATCTCCTACAAGCATGAACTCACAAGTGCTACGCTTGTCACTGCCTTCACCCAAAAACATGTACAACTTTTTCAGTGCCTTCTGCACAGAAGACAATATTGAGCAGAGTATATCCTATATTGATAGG GAATTAACAACACTGGGCTTTCCTTCTATTTATGCGGAgtccaaaggaaaagaattaaatttaaTAGCTATCATAAATTGTATGAATGAATTGCTTTCACTGCAGCACAAGAACCTTCGAGCTCAGGAAGAAGTAGAAATGCAGCATCTGAAACTGGGAAGTGATATGGATCACTTACAGAACTGCTATGCTAAGTTAAAG GAACAGTTGGAATTATCTAAAAGGGAAATAGTTGGGCTTCAGGAAAGAGACAGACAACTGCAAAGCAAGAACAGAAATTTGCACCAGttacttaaaaatgaaaaggatgaa GTTCAGAAGTTACAGAACATAATTTCAAGTAGAGCTACACAATACAATCATGATatgaagaggaaagagagagaatatAACAAATTAAAGGAACGCTTACATCAGTTAGTCATGAATAAGAAAGACAAAAAGTTAG CTATGGAAGTTCTAAATTATGTTGGTAGAGCTGATGGGAAGAGAGGTGCATGGAGGACTGATAAAACAGAAGCCAG aaatgaagaagaaatgtACAAAGTTCTGTTAAGTGACTATGAACAACGCCAAAAACAGCTTTTAATGGAAAATGCTGAGCTAAAGAAAGTTCTTCAGCAAATGAAGAAAGATATTATTTCACTGCTTCcaccacagaaacaaaaacctaAAGAAAGATCTGAAGATGGACTG GTGATGTCAGACCAAGAGGAAGATAGTGGAGAATTAAATAAAGATATGTGGGAATTATCTTGTGAAACTGTGCGAGAACAGCTTACCAACAGCATTAGAAAACAGTGGCGGATGTTGAAAAACCACGTTGAAAAGCTGGATAACCAAG TGTCACGTGGACATTCAGGAGCTTTGAATGAAAAAGATGTCATTTCAAGAGAAGACCATGAGCTAGAAACTGAAAAGCTAGAGTTAGAGATTCAGCAATGTAAAGAAATGATCAAAACTCAACAACAGCTCTTACAG CAACAGCTAACATGTGATGATGACACCACTCTGTTACTACAAGACTGCTATTTGTTGGAAGAAAGAGAGCGTCTTCAGGAAGAATGGAGACTATTTCGAGAACAAAAGAAGAATTTTGAGAAGGAACGAAAAAGTTTCACAGAAGCTGCTATTAGATTAGGACTTGAG AGAAAGGCATTTGAAGAAGATAGAGGAGCATGGCTGAAGCACCAGTTCTTGAGTATGACTGCTGATTGCAAGTCTGAAAATGTGACAACTCCAAGTGCCTTCTTAAGAA GTTCTGACCCAGACATTCGTTTACTCAAGTCTGCATCTCGGCAGAGAAAACCTCCCTCTGTGTTCAGTCCTACTGTTGCACCAGAACCTTGCCAGATATCTCAATATATTACACAAAACAG TGTTGCATCAGAGAAACCTGCTGCAGATAAGATGCCAAATCTGTGGGTGGAAAGTGATGACAAAGAAGAAACTGAGGAATGCACAAAGTTATGGGAAGACTCTGAAGTTGGCACTCTATGTAGAAACTTGCACATGGAACAGCTGCCTTAG